A part of Vulcanisaeta moutnovskia 768-28 genomic DNA contains:
- a CDS encoding family 1 encapsulin nanocompartment shell protein, with amino-acid sequence MVFSKNPVDIVRDKKFLQGEIADSLRLAIMAELDAINLYLQLARLIDDEKVRKVFEDIAKEEKTHFSEFLTLLKSYDPEQVEQLKAGSTEVSELTGIKVPVNYPNNEQKGMGTANNPSDPPLDVVSSSNLSPEELRYLQDKVKEVANNVRRFRKYLATYEAGSGLDAVPLDEVVIGPSIMTTRSVVSLKELSLKFSISQRQIEYARARGERVYSATADQAAIRLGYEEDLAILSDILGNPKIKTMNITSWDTPSSAVTEVSNAVNALYSNYIPEPYVLFVSPGRYTKLLTVVEKTGIMELTRIKSLVKDVVIIPQLKDDTALLLSTHQSIIDVAIGTDTALVYLGPENGTHGFTLWETLAVRVKDPRGVIALRQGT; translated from the coding sequence ATGGTATTTTCCAAGAATCCAGTGGATATTGTTAGGGATAAGAAATTCTTGCAGGGCGAGATCGCTGACTCACTTAGGCTCGCAATAATGGCTGAGCTTGATGCCATAAACCTATACCTACAATTAGCCAGGTTGATCGATGATGAGAAGGTAAGGAAGGTCTTTGAGGATATCGCCAAGGAAGAGAAGACTCACTTCAGTGAATTTCTCACACTGCTTAAGTCATATGATCCAGAGCAGGTTGAGCAATTGAAGGCAGGTTCAACCGAGGTTAGTGAATTAACGGGTATTAAGGTGCCAGTAAATTATCCTAATAATGAACAAAAGGGAATGGGTACCGCCAACAATCCTAGTGATCCTCCACTTGACGTAGTTTCATCATCAAATTTAAGCCCTGAGGAGCTTAGGTACTTGCAGGACAAGGTTAAGGAGGTTGCTAACAATGTGAGGAGGTTCAGGAAGTATTTAGCTACGTATGAGGCAGGGTCTGGGCTTGATGCCGTACCACTTGATGAAGTGGTTATTGGACCTTCAATAATGACAACTAGATCCGTGGTATCACTTAAGGAATTGAGCCTGAAATTCTCAATATCACAGAGACAAATTGAGTATGCCAGGGCTAGGGGTGAGAGGGTTTATTCAGCAACTGCTGACCAAGCTGCTATTAGGCTTGGTTATGAGGAGGATTTAGCAATACTTAGTGATATTCTGGGTAATCCCAAGATTAAGACCATGAACATCACATCATGGGATACGCCCAGTTCTGCAGTTACTGAGGTTTCAAATGCAGTCAATGCGTTGTATAGTAATTACATACCTGAACCATACGTATTATTCGTGAGCCCTGGCAGGTATACAAAGCTTTTAACTGTTGTTGAGAAGACAGGTATCATGGAACTAACGAGGATTAAGTCACTGGTTAAGGATGTGGTCATTATTCCTCAGTTAAAGGATGATACAGCACTATTGTTATCAACTCATCAATCAATCATTGATGTAGCCATAGGCACGGATACAGCATTGGTATACCTAGGCCCCGAAAATGGGACTCACGGCTTCACCCTATGGGAGACACTGGCAGTAAGGGTTAAGGACCCCAGAGGTGTAATTGCCCTGAGACAAGGCACTTAG
- a CDS encoding DUF1641 domain-containing protein — MSIKIPSRVLEERIKDADKDKAIMDLMDQLIILHESGALDTLVDLALTLKDVSSVITDDMFDNMVVMIRDLLEIMNNIVGNPVIKVIADSINDPKIDRALMELEDNDVGLAKVIGMLRDPDVLRGAYILLTLIKAIGARSKEYLKDHSR, encoded by the coding sequence ATGAGCATAAAGATACCAAGTAGAGTCCTTGAGGAGAGAATAAAGGATGCTGATAAGGATAAGGCGATAATGGACCTAATGGACCAATTAATCATACTACATGAGTCAGGTGCTTTGGATACACTCGTGGATCTAGCCCTCACCCTGAAGGATGTGAGTAGTGTGATTACTGATGACATGTTCGATAACATGGTAGTAATGATACGCGACCTACTCGAAATAATGAATAATATTGTGGGTAACCCAGTTATTAAGGTAATTGCGGATTCAATCAATGATCCAAAGATTGACAGGGCATTAATGGAATTGGAAGATAATGACGTAGGCCTAGCGAAGGTCATAGGCATGCTCAGGGACCCCGACGTACTGCGGGGCGCGTATATACTACTCACATTGATAAAGGCTATAGGCGCAAGATCTAAGGAATACCTTAAGGACCACTCAAGGTAA
- a CDS encoding NAD(P)/FAD-dependent oxidoreductase codes for MKRIAIVGASFAGAEVANKLARRLRWELARGDAEIRVFDKDNDFLVQAMYPLIVFNSLSEEHARWRKSELLDPRIKFYHGPKGELVSIDLRNRELGFADGSKYNYDYLVIATGAEFAPQEVPGLMKDYHTFFTLDGALELREILSRFSRGTIVELFVDLPIKCPIVPLKFGLLLDSYLKDRNVRGNVNIKLLYPIDYLHAQPEVNRLGKIMCEQRNIEYIFRFMVSEVNAEEKVVISDSGEKIKYDLLITIPPHRGAKVFRDSGLGDPLGFLPGDKSTLRYRKGKELYEEVYIIGDATALPVTKAASVAHYQADVIAENLVSDILGTGPRKIYRGEDICPMLTDLYTHEGRGRAWLPWWNYTVNEMPFITTRFGWWFLRAFYMTLPAVVRGGL; via the coding sequence ATGAAGAGGATTGCCATTGTTGGTGCGAGCTTCGCTGGCGCTGAGGTTGCCAATAAACTTGCAAGGAGACTGAGGTGGGAGTTAGCTAGGGGTGATGCGGAGATTAGGGTCTTTGATAAGGATAATGATTTCCTTGTCCAGGCAATGTACCCACTCATAGTATTTAACTCATTAAGTGAGGAGCATGCTAGATGGAGGAAGAGCGAGTTGCTTGATCCCCGTATTAAGTTTTACCACGGTCCTAAGGGTGAGTTAGTAAGTATTGACCTTAGGAATAGGGAATTGGGATTTGCTGACGGGAGTAAGTATAACTATGATTACCTCGTTATTGCCACGGGGGCTGAGTTTGCGCCGCAGGAGGTACCTGGATTAATGAAGGATTATCACACGTTCTTCACGTTGGATGGCGCCCTGGAATTAAGGGAAATACTTTCAAGGTTTAGTAGGGGTACTATTGTGGAGTTATTCGTGGATTTACCCATAAAATGCCCAATAGTCCCCCTAAAGTTCGGGTTATTGCTTGATTCATACCTTAAGGATAGGAATGTTAGGGGTAATGTCAATATAAAGCTCCTTTATCCAATAGATTACCTGCATGCTCAACCCGAGGTTAATAGGCTTGGTAAGATAATGTGCGAACAAAGAAATATTGAGTATATATTTAGGTTCATGGTTTCTGAGGTAAATGCTGAGGAGAAGGTTGTCATTAGCGATAGTGGTGAGAAGATAAAATATGACTTACTAATAACAATACCACCCCACAGGGGTGCCAAGGTATTCAGGGATTCAGGGCTTGGTGATCCACTCGGTTTTCTACCAGGTGATAAAAGCACATTAAGGTACCGAAAGGGCAAGGAATTGTATGAGGAGGTTTACATAATTGGTGATGCAACTGCATTACCCGTGACCAAGGCAGCGTCGGTAGCTCATTACCAGGCGGATGTTATTGCCGAAAACCTGGTCTCCGACATACTTGGGACTGGGCCAAGGAAGATCTATAGGGGTGAGGATATATGCCCAATGCTCACAGACCTGTATACACATGAGGGCAGGGGCAGGGCGTGGCTGCCCTGGTGGAACTACACTGTTAATGAAATGCCGTTCATCACAACAAGGTTTGGGTGGTGGTTCTTGAGGGCTTTTTACATGACACTACCTGCGGTGGTGAGGGGAGGACTATGA
- a CDS encoding tetratricopeptide repeat protein: protein MEYCRALYEASEAAICLMEYSYGTVLYREYLLNCPEIPGAWHGLAICLEAIGNKEGSLNAYERALQLYLEHDDPQNLLWGGWCAFKLGKYELAYELFMKSLDKDPNYAYTWLSLGIAAFKIGKRSEGERAIGRYRVLIRERPYEKRECEGIRMLINAHNSLRRLISEDSSIIKLINELMTKSIMKYGELCK from the coding sequence ATGGAGTATTGTAGGGCTCTTTATGAGGCTTCTGAGGCGGCAATATGCTTGATGGAGTACTCCTACGGTACGGTACTCTATAGGGAGTATTTATTGAATTGTCCAGAGATTCCCGGTGCATGGCATGGCTTAGCCATATGCCTTGAGGCTATAGGGAATAAGGAGGGTTCCTTAAATGCATACGAAAGAGCACTACAACTTTACCTTGAGCATGATGATCCACAGAACTTACTTTGGGGTGGTTGGTGCGCATTTAAGTTAGGTAAGTATGAGTTGGCTTATGAATTATTCATGAAATCCCTGGATAAGGATCCTAACTATGCATACACGTGGCTTAGTCTTGGCATTGCTGCATTTAAGATCGGTAAGCGTTCTGAGGGTGAGAGGGCAATAGGCAGATATAGGGTATTGATTAGGGAGAGACCTTATGAGAAAAGGGAATGCGAGGGAATTAGGATGCTGATAAATGCCCACAACTCATTAAGGAGATTAATTAGTGAGGATAGTAGCATTATTAAGTTAATTAATGAGTTAATGACAAAGTCTATAATGAAATATGGAGAATTATGTAAATAA
- the rnhA gene encoding ribonuclease HI — translation MHLLVYFDGACEPKNPGGVGTYGFAVYNDNDTISEGYGIACEPALNCTNNVAEYTGLIKALECLLLHDYGESSIVVHGDSQLVIKQLTGIYNVRTEHLKPLFEKAHELLSHFRVRLEWIPRELNSKADELSKRAYIEYLDEHPELINKFKPYLATEKQLKLLKELGIEPYKYMSKMEASRLIRKLLNKRKR, via the coding sequence GTGCACTTATTAGTCTACTTCGATGGTGCTTGTGAACCCAAGAACCCAGGCGGTGTTGGAACCTACGGCTTTGCGGTGTATAATGATAATGATACGATTAGTGAGGGATACGGTATTGCTTGTGAACCAGCACTCAATTGTACCAATAACGTTGCTGAGTATACGGGACTCATAAAGGCCCTTGAGTGTTTGTTGTTGCATGATTATGGTGAATCAAGCATTGTTGTGCATGGTGACTCACAACTCGTAATTAAGCAATTGACTGGAATATACAATGTGCGTACCGAACACCTAAAACCCCTGTTTGAGAAAGCTCATGAGCTACTTAGTCACTTTAGAGTAAGACTCGAGTGGATTCCCAGGGAACTTAACTCCAAGGCTGATGAACTAAGTAAGAGAGCCTATATTGAATACCTTGATGAACATCCAGAATTAATTAATAAATTCAAGCCATACCTCGCCACCGAGAAACAACTAAAGCTCCTTAAGGAACTCGGCATTGAACCCTACAAATACATGAGCAAAATGGAAGCATCAAGACTCATAAGGAAACTGCTCAATAAACGAAAAAGATGA
- a CDS encoding CaiB/BaiF CoA transferase family protein — MGRLPLEGVRVIDLTHSAAGPFATSILGDLGADVTKVESPEGDMTRTWGHVIREGVSTYYLAMNRNKHVIRLDLKNESDRNKLYEMIKGADVLIENYRPGVAERLGVDYDTVSILNPRIIYVSIKGFMPGSEYEDYPAFDIVIQGMSGLMSVTGCEDGTFVKVGVPITDMVTGFFSVIAILSALRVRDRDGKGVRITVPMLDSALYIMGIHLLYYFLVGDVPRPLGTKYMSVVAPYQGFKARDGKMFILAVGNDRIWRRFCEVIGRPELADDPRFRTNPDRVKNQDELEKVLQEVFLTRDRDDWVSLFLSNGIPAGPVYDMADLARDNYVNKYVLTEVNHPELGTLRLVRGPIRFNGESTDVRFIEY; from the coding sequence ATGGGTAGACTTCCACTTGAGGGCGTTAGGGTGATTGATTTAACGCATTCTGCAGCTGGCCCCTTTGCAACATCAATACTTGGTGATTTAGGCGCTGATGTTACTAAGGTTGAGTCCCCTGAGGGTGATATGACTAGGACATGGGGTCATGTAATCAGGGAGGGAGTCAGTACGTATTACCTGGCTATGAATAGGAATAAGCATGTGATTAGGCTTGACTTAAAGAATGAGAGTGATAGAAACAAACTTTATGAAATGATTAAAGGCGCTGATGTACTTATTGAGAATTATAGACCTGGTGTTGCTGAGAGACTTGGTGTTGATTATGACACTGTGAGCATACTTAATCCTAGAATTATTTACGTATCCATTAAGGGTTTCATGCCGGGTAGTGAGTATGAGGATTACCCGGCCTTCGACATTGTTATTCAGGGCATGAGTGGTTTAATGAGTGTTACTGGTTGTGAGGACGGGACCTTTGTTAAGGTTGGTGTTCCAATAACCGACATGGTGACGGGCTTCTTCTCGGTAATAGCAATACTATCGGCACTTAGGGTTAGGGATAGGGATGGTAAGGGTGTTAGGATTACCGTACCAATGCTAGACTCAGCCCTATACATAATGGGCATACACCTGCTTTACTATTTCCTTGTGGGTGATGTTCCAAGGCCATTGGGTACGAAGTACATGAGTGTTGTGGCTCCGTACCAAGGATTTAAGGCCAGGGATGGTAAGATGTTCATACTTGCGGTTGGTAATGATAGGATTTGGAGGAGGTTCTGTGAGGTTATTGGTAGGCCTGAGCTGGCTGATGACCCCAGATTTAGGACAAATCCCGACAGGGTTAAGAACCAGGACGAGCTCGAGAAAGTACTACAGGAAGTGTTCCTAACGAGGGATAGGGATGACTGGGTAAGCCTATTCCTAAGTAATGGAATACCTGCTGGTCCTGTGTATGATATGGCTGATCTGGCTAGGGATAATTACGTGAATAAGTACGTACTGACTGAGGTAAATCATCCTGAGCTGGGCACACTAAGGCTTGTTAGGGGTCCCATTAGGTTCAATGGTGAATCCACTGATGTTAGGTTTATTGAGTACTAA
- a CDS encoding acyl-CoA thioesterase, translating to MPFRAKYYVYWADTDAAGIAHFTSFLRLIERAEEDFYRENGILHYHAIAPRRELFITYTSPLKRGDVAIVELWLDEARTRAIRYRFRIINETTGKNAAEGYLVFTCISNEGGELRAVSCPEELVNAWKRTLSVS from the coding sequence ATGCCATTTAGGGCTAAGTACTATGTTTATTGGGCTGACACAGACGCAGCTGGCATTGCTCACTTCACATCATTTCTAAGGCTCATTGAACGTGCAGAGGAGGACTTCTATAGGGAGAATGGTATCCTTCATTATCATGCAATTGCCCCACGTAGAGAACTCTTCATAACATATACGTCACCATTAAAAAGAGGTGATGTTGCCATTGTTGAGTTATGGCTTGATGAAGCAAGAACCAGGGCAATTAGGTATAGGTTTAGGATAATTAATGAGACGACGGGTAAAAACGCTGCTGAAGGCTACCTAGTATTTACCTGCATTAGTAACGAAGGTGGTGAGTTGAGGGCTGTTTCATGCCCTGAGGAACTCGTTAATGCTTGGAAAAGAACCCTTAGCGTGTCTTAG
- a CDS encoding nucleotidyltransferase domain-containing protein: MDCIPEDIINEVINRFRNAYAIYVYGGSLDCSGGDVDIAVFMEEIPREVPRIGDNVDLQVFRKPRNSLFFVYIIKTGRLVYGNSLDIDVDSAIKNELEMIDEREFLFLNSDDEATVCKSLKELLFLLAALKCGIYGSSNWYRMVKCLGDLGINAPSEFKHCLNPPSIDVLRQVGEPILRRVIWELRSIKQRSL, encoded by the coding sequence GTGGATTGCATACCTGAGGACATAATTAACGAGGTAATTAATAGGTTTAGAAATGCCTACGCAATATATGTGTATGGTGGATCGCTTGACTGTAGTGGTGGTGACGTTGACATCGCAGTATTCATGGAAGAAATACCTAGGGAAGTTCCTAGGATTGGGGATAACGTGGATTTACAGGTCTTTAGAAAACCTCGTAATTCATTATTCTTCGTTTACATAATAAAGACGGGTCGATTAGTTTATGGTAATTCCCTGGATATTGATGTGGACTCCGCTATCAAGAATGAGCTGGAGATGATTGATGAGAGGGAGTTCCTATTTCTTAATAGTGATGATGAGGCCACGGTGTGTAAGTCCCTTAAGGAATTATTGTTTCTCCTCGCTGCACTTAAGTGTGGTATTTACGGATCAAGTAATTGGTATAGAATGGTTAAGTGCCTAGGTGATTTAGGGATTAATGCACCCAGTGAATTCAAGCACTGCCTTAATCCACCGAGTATTGACGTGCTTAGGCAGGTTGGTGAACCCATATTGAGAAGGGTTATTTGGGAGCTTAGGAGTATTAAACAAAGGTCATTATAA
- a CDS encoding amino acid-binding protein, producing the protein MVWLLLSISRDRPGLLNDVTGLIKARNLNIKNIVGNNYAVLIEIDGEVSDELINAVSNVNGINTVNVIGLSFTILGFVQENFMKALLFYVMEREPELLERLGYEYGKELIRYVLNSIRDFRDALYFSLRILTALGIIVLINVRFMMGTTTISIARAFDEDVGMPMTKGIIRGLFEAISNIKHNVRIKRGDSHYDIIIT; encoded by the coding sequence ATGGTTTGGTTATTACTGAGTATTTCAAGAGATAGACCTGGATTACTTAATGATGTTACGGGCTTAATTAAGGCCCGTAATCTAAACATTAAGAATATCGTGGGAAATAACTATGCAGTTCTTATTGAGATTGATGGAGAGGTTAGTGATGAGTTAATAAATGCCGTTAGTAATGTTAATGGGATTAATACGGTGAATGTAATAGGCTTATCATTCACAATACTTGGCTTTGTTCAGGAGAATTTCATGAAGGCATTATTATTTTATGTCATGGAAAGGGAACCAGAATTACTTGAGCGCCTTGGTTATGAGTATGGCAAGGAACTAATTAGGTATGTACTTAACTCAATAAGGGATTTTCGGGATGCCCTCTACTTCTCCCTAAGGATCCTCACGGCGCTTGGTATCATTGTTTTAATAAATGTACGGTTTATGATGGGTACAACCACGATTTCAATAGCCAGAGCCTTTGATGAGGATGTTGGTATGCCAATGACCAAGGGAATAATTAGGGGATTATTTGAAGCGATTAGTAATATTAAGCATAATGTAAGAATAAAGAGAGGAGATTCTCATTATGATATAATAATTACATGA
- a CDS encoding DUF169 domain-containing protein, protein MELREISEKYKRYSNDLMEILRLRTKPVGIALVDKDPDELGINAFRPIKHFRRKLTFCQMSAVARYYGMGMAATLEDMACPGEIIIFGFAEPPSYFLDGSLSYGLYTRTKEAGRALDSSLPRLPMGRYKALLTMSLDNVIYEPKGEIPKWWMPDKVIVIEAELPKTSTGKIDKKILRDRFRDAFTSTV, encoded by the coding sequence ATGGAGCTCCGGGAAATTTCTGAGAAGTATAAACGTTACTCGAATGATCTAATGGAAATACTTAGATTAAGGACAAAACCCGTTGGTATTGCATTGGTTGATAAGGACCCCGATGAGTTAGGCATTAATGCATTCCGACCTATCAAGCACTTCCGTAGAAAACTAACCTTTTGCCAAATGTCAGCTGTGGCCAGGTATTATGGAATGGGCATGGCAGCGACCCTTGAGGATATGGCATGTCCCGGCGAAATAATAATCTTTGGTTTTGCTGAACCACCAAGTTATTTTCTCGATGGTAGTCTTAGTTATGGCCTTTACACGAGGACCAAGGAAGCTGGTAGGGCCCTTGATAGTAGTCTACCAAGACTACCTATGGGTAGGTACAAGGCATTATTAACAATGTCCCTTGATAATGTCATTTATGAACCGAAGGGTGAAATACCAAAATGGTGGATGCCGGATAAGGTCATTGTTATTGAGGCTGAATTACCAAAGACTAGCACTGGAAAGATAGATAAGAAGATACTTAGAGATAGGTTTAGGGATGCATTTACGTCAACAGTGTAG
- a CDS encoding 50S ribosomal protein L14e: MPRVFDIGRVCVKVAGREAGRKCVIVDIKDENFVIVTGPKSLTGVKRRAVNVKHIEPTEYKINIKKGASDEEVLKALEEANLIDYMKQVIKPKLTMVPTQ, translated from the coding sequence ATGCCTAGGGTCTTCGATATTGGCAGGGTTTGCGTGAAGGTCGCTGGTAGGGAGGCAGGTAGGAAGTGCGTTATTGTGGATATTAAGGATGAGAACTTCGTGATAGTCACAGGACCTAAGTCACTGACTGGTGTTAAGAGGAGGGCGGTCAATGTTAAGCATATCGAACCAACCGAGTATAAAATAAACATTAAGAAGGGAGCCAGTGACGAAGAGGTTCTTAAGGCGCTTGAGGAGGCCAATCTAATCGACTACATGAAGCAGGTTATTAAGCCAAAGCTAACCATGGTACC